From Panicum hallii strain FIL2 chromosome 2, PHallii_v3.1, whole genome shotgun sequence, a single genomic window includes:
- the LOC112883290 gene encoding protein unc-50 homolog, with product MLPTTAPKGRGAARSSPPLFGPYLRRIVKWQQMDIEYTFWQMVHLCTSPKVVYQHTKYHKQTKNQWARDDPAFVVILILFLVFATSAYCAAYGESASHAALTITSVVFFHFLFAGIVLATLCWFLTNSYLREEPNSHVVEQRVEWLYAFDVHCNSFFPAFVILYVLQYFLSPLLVAHGFFPALLSNLLFVVAISYYHYLNFLGYDVLPFLDRTTFFLYPIGVVIILSPLMILIGFNPTRYFLSLYFG from the exons ATGCTGCCGACGACCGCGCCCAAGGGGCGCGgggccgcccgctcctccccgccgctctTCGGCCCCTACCTCCGCCGCATCGTCAAG TGGCAACAAATGGATATTGAATACACATTTTGGCAAATGGTTCATCTCTGTACTTCACCAAAAGTAGT CTATCAGCACACCAAATATCACAAGC AAACAAAGAACCAATGGGCTCGGGATGATCCTGCATTTGTTGTCATTCTGATTCTTTTCCTCGTGTTCGCAACATCAGCTTACTGTGCAGC GTATGGAGAGAGTGCCTCACATGCTGCTCTAACAATCACTTCGGTTGTGTTCTTCCATTTCTTGTTTGCTGGGATAGTTTTGGCCACACTTTGCTG GTTTCTTACAAATTCTTACTTGAGAGAGGAACCTAACAGCCATGTTGTTGAGCAACGTGTGGAGTG GCTCTATGCATTTGATGTTCACTGTAACTCGTTCTTTCCTGCATTTGTCATCCTATATG TGCTTCAATATTTTCTGTCACCTCTATTGGTTGCGCATGGCTTCTTTCCAGCTCTTTTATCGAATCTACTCTTTGTGGTGGCAATTTCTTATTATCACTACCTGAACTTTCTAGGATATGATG TTCTTCCATTTTTGGACAGAACAACATTCTTTCTGTACCCAATCGGTGTCGTCATCATCCTGTCTCCACTTA TGATACTAATAGGGTTCAATCCGACAAGATACTTTCTAAGCTTGTACTTCGGTTAA